In the genome of Bacteroidales bacterium, one region contains:
- a CDS encoding glycoside hydrolase family 78 protein, with translation MRLRRFLVLPVILLVSVMASCNFDGTGKGNRNTEVTSLRTRNLVNPEGVDKAVFSWKIESGELGVLQNAYEIEIASSEKALEKGSADVWRSGKMISDEQLFVEPKVSLKYGDLYWWRVRVWDGNDKVTGWSVPARFSIGPAPGDWKAKWITSKWTADSPMPYFRKVFDASTGGKKPVRAVIYFSGLGYGDLWFNGELVDETRVLDPGQTNYEQFAFYTTFDVTPQLLKNENCIGVMLGEGFYAQGRVWGPGFKYGDPVMSLQMELIYEDGSRKVIVSDESWQWSPGPVLYANVYAGEIYDANKEIKGWSEPKTAVEGWKNAEIASSGVIPAQLRPQVMEPIRYQQEIPAVDMWQDPQGNWIFDFGVNIAGVPRITISQPQGTRLKMRMGEALNDDRSVDYSTTGVFATGVIQTDEYICTGKGTEIWTPRFTYHGYRYLEFSGSTTKPELSWIKTVLVHNDLDRRGEFECADPQINRLHELAVRTMLANTHSIPTDCPHRERCGWLGDAHAVAPFENLNFNMYNFWMKYLLDIASTSSRFEKNTLHQKLHNNQFYFTDKQPGIPHMIAPGRRLCGVASPDWGTAVVQIPWYTYLYYGNKEPLEMYYETMKQWVDHTNYLTYHPIDIETTPDIVAYGLGDWCPPGGNRQIDCPISLSSTAFHYNDARLVARTAELLGKTADVKRYNEMKERIAAAFIEKFYDKANKTFGSQTANTMALDFGLVPEGDEKAVSDAIVRNMKEERHNFIHTGIFGLGRVGQALSRYGNGSQAWAAFTKKGENSFAYMWDNADATSLWETLPISSQSMEKGRKASLNHPMQGVYDAWFYEDIAGIRPDESGAGFKVIRFEPTVTDMLPWAKAAIDTPYGKAVSDWSNEGGKLTWKITIPANTSGIVALPDDKMITVNGEAPAFVASGHKDGKKLYNFPSGNYLVIVE, from the coding sequence ATGCGATTAAGAAGATTTTTGGTATTGCCTGTTATACTGCTCGTTTCGGTCATGGCTTCATGCAATTTCGACGGCACAGGAAAAGGGAACAGAAATACGGAAGTAACATCGCTCCGGACACGTAATCTGGTCAATCCGGAAGGGGTCGATAAAGCGGTTTTCAGTTGGAAAATAGAATCCGGGGAACTGGGAGTCTTACAAAACGCTTATGAGATCGAGATAGCTTCATCCGAGAAAGCACTGGAAAAAGGCTCCGCCGATGTTTGGAGATCCGGAAAAATGATTTCGGACGAGCAACTTTTCGTAGAACCCAAAGTTAGCCTCAAATATGGAGATCTTTACTGGTGGCGCGTACGCGTATGGGACGGCAACGACAAAGTCACCGGATGGAGTGTTCCGGCCAGATTTTCGATCGGTCCCGCCCCGGGAGACTGGAAAGCCAAATGGATCACTTCGAAGTGGACGGCAGACAGTCCGATGCCGTATTTCAGGAAGGTATTCGATGCTTCGACAGGCGGTAAAAAACCTGTAAGAGCCGTGATATACTTCAGCGGCCTGGGATACGGCGACCTCTGGTTCAATGGTGAGCTGGTAGACGAAACGCGTGTGCTCGACCCCGGCCAGACGAATTACGAACAATTTGCTTTCTATACGACCTTTGATGTAACGCCGCAACTTCTTAAAAACGAAAATTGTATAGGTGTAATGCTCGGCGAGGGGTTTTATGCGCAAGGCAGGGTCTGGGGTCCGGGATTCAAGTACGGCGACCCGGTGATGAGCCTGCAGATGGAATTGATATACGAGGATGGTTCACGCAAGGTGATCGTTTCGGACGAATCGTGGCAGTGGTCTCCGGGCCCGGTGTTGTATGCGAATGTTTATGCCGGAGAGATTTATGATGCCAACAAGGAGATAAAGGGATGGTCGGAGCCCAAGACTGCTGTGGAAGGCTGGAAAAACGCCGAAATAGCCTCATCCGGCGTTATTCCGGCACAGCTACGTCCACAAGTGATGGAGCCGATACGTTATCAGCAGGAGATCCCCGCAGTAGATATGTGGCAGGATCCGCAAGGTAACTGGATATTCGATTTCGGCGTTAATATAGCCGGGGTTCCGCGTATAACCATAAGCCAGCCACAAGGTACGCGTCTGAAAATGCGTATGGGCGAAGCGCTGAACGATGATCGGTCGGTAGACTATTCCACCACCGGAGTATTTGCCACCGGAGTGATACAGACCGATGAATATATCTGTACCGGAAAAGGAACCGAAATATGGACTCCCCGTTTTACTTACCACGGCTACCGCTATCTCGAATTTTCGGGATCGACCACCAAACCGGAACTTTCGTGGATAAAGACCGTATTGGTACATAACGATCTGGATCGTCGGGGAGAGTTCGAGTGTGCAGACCCGCAGATAAACCGCCTGCATGAACTGGCAGTTCGTACCATGCTTGCCAATACCCACAGCATACCTACCGACTGTCCCCACCGCGAACGTTGCGGATGGCTCGGAGACGCTCATGCTGTGGCTCCTTTCGAAAACCTCAATTTCAACATGTATAATTTCTGGATGAAATACCTGCTGGATATAGCCTCTACCTCATCCAGGTTTGAAAAGAATACCTTGCATCAGAAACTCCATAACAACCAGTTCTACTTTACGGACAAACAGCCGGGTATCCCCCATATGATTGCTCCTGGACGCCGACTGTGCGGTGTGGCCTCGCCCGACTGGGGTACGGCGGTGGTACAGATACCCTGGTACACCTATCTCTATTACGGCAATAAGGAACCACTCGAAATGTATTATGAGACAATGAAACAATGGGTGGATCATACCAATTACCTCACATATCACCCGATCGATATTGAGACTACGCCCGATATAGTGGCTTACGGATTAGGAGACTGGTGTCCTCCCGGCGGCAACAGACAGATAGATTGTCCGATATCCCTGAGTTCGACGGCATTTCATTATAACGATGCCCGTCTGGTAGCCAGGACCGCCGAATTGTTAGGTAAAACCGCCGATGTAAAGCGTTATAACGAAATGAAAGAGCGCATAGCTGCCGCTTTTATTGAGAAATTCTATGATAAGGCAAACAAAACTTTCGGAAGCCAGACCGCTAATACCATGGCACTTGATTTCGGACTGGTTCCGGAAGGTGATGAAAAAGCCGTATCGGATGCTATAGTCCGTAATATGAAAGAAGAACGCCATAATTTCATTCATACCGGTATATTCGGATTGGGGCGTGTGGGGCAGGCTCTTTCACGTTACGGCAACGGGAGTCAGGCATGGGCTGCGTTTACCAAAAAAGGAGAAAACAGTTTCGCATATATGTGGGACAATGCGGATGCTACCTCCCTTTGGGAAACGCTGCCTATCAGTTCACAAAGTATGGAAAAAGGTCGAAAAGCCTCTCTGAACCATCCTATGCAGGGTGTGTATGACGCATGGTTCTATGAAGATATTGCCGGTATCCGTCCCGATGAATCGGGCGCAGGTTTCAAGGTGATACGTTTTGAACCAACTGTTACCGACATGCTCCCGTGGGCGAAAGCCGCTATAGATACCCCTTATGGAAAGGCCGTCAGCGATTGGTCGAATGAAGGCGGGAAACTGACATGGAAAATAACCATTCCGGCAAATACTTCCGGAATTGTAGCACTTCCGGATGATAAAATGATTACGGTGAATGGCGAGGCCCCGGCATTCGTAGCATCGGGACATAAGGATGGAAAAAAGCTTTATAATTTCCCGTCGGGTAATTATTTGGTGATCGTGGAATAA
- a CDS encoding alpha-galactosidase: protein MRHLFFISLFVITIQICNASADDCYVSFKSDTLYIGNGLIERKFLWNGGNLITFSITDKQNQQVWLNSSKVPDFSLPKQSKQAVNADRTTLKVGATPISPEHTQLAVTYTTDKLHIKRVYRIYPGCPAIACDTYLKGSAEGIWATEKTNLADLKNIESLNTLSHKNDIPVLEQIKLPGRHWRISSVEFFDVTDRNNTLVRPYEALSYRENTYRGNLLFFENMENDNGLFFLKEAPCSSVQLAYPGSDFIANAGSIKVIGIGVETSDLESGEWIRAYGIVTGVYAGKEQNRLMALRNYQKNVRTLVDGRDEMIMMNTWGDRGQDRKVNEVFSIKEVETGARLGITHFQIDDGWQLGKSANSAFGGSFKNIWDNPDYWKPDPAKYPNGLTPVVQKGKDLGIEVCLWFNPSIQNNYEDWEKDAAAMIYLYQNYGIRTFKIDGLSIPNKLSEIRVRKIFDRVLEATGNQAVFNLDATAGRRGGYFYFGEYGNIFLENRYTDWTNYYPFWTLRNLWMLSRYVPAERLQIEFLNKWRNQDNYKNDRFAPAGYSFEYLFATTMAAQPLAWMEGTGLPDEAFSIGPLVKGYKKIQHDFHQGTILPVGDEPSGKSWTGFQSIKENEGYLLVFREQNPEASAEISVYLNEGSTVEFTPLLGKGKKMKQKVGKSGKVSVTLPEQNSFAMYRYKVK from the coding sequence ATGAGACATTTATTCTTTATCTCTTTATTTGTTATTACAATACAGATATGTAACGCATCTGCCGACGATTGTTATGTATCATTCAAATCCGACACCCTGTATATAGGAAACGGATTGATCGAACGCAAATTCCTGTGGAACGGAGGTAATCTGATCACTTTCAGTATCACGGATAAGCAAAACCAACAGGTATGGCTCAACAGTAGTAAAGTCCCGGACTTCTCTCTTCCAAAACAAAGTAAACAAGCTGTTAATGCAGACCGGACAACCCTGAAAGTCGGCGCTACTCCTATTTCTCCCGAACATACCCAACTTGCAGTGACCTATACCACAGATAAACTCCATATTAAAAGGGTCTACCGAATATATCCCGGTTGCCCGGCTATTGCATGCGATACCTACCTGAAGGGATCCGCCGAAGGTATATGGGCTACTGAAAAAACTAACCTCGCTGACCTGAAAAACATAGAGTCGCTCAATACCTTGTCCCATAAAAATGATATTCCGGTGCTGGAGCAGATTAAATTACCCGGCCGACACTGGCGTATTTCGTCCGTGGAGTTCTTCGATGTAACCGACCGGAACAATACCCTGGTACGACCTTACGAAGCACTTTCGTACCGCGAAAATACTTATCGCGGGAATCTCCTTTTCTTTGAAAATATGGAAAATGATAATGGTCTGTTTTTCCTGAAAGAAGCTCCATGTTCCAGCGTACAACTGGCTTATCCCGGATCTGATTTCATTGCAAATGCTGGTAGTATTAAGGTGATAGGGATCGGGGTAGAAACCTCCGACCTGGAATCCGGTGAGTGGATCCGTGCTTATGGTATAGTGACCGGGGTGTATGCAGGGAAAGAACAAAACCGACTGATGGCTTTACGTAACTATCAGAAAAATGTCCGGACGCTGGTTGATGGAAGGGATGAAATGATCATGATGAACACCTGGGGTGACAGGGGACAGGATCGTAAGGTAAATGAGGTCTTCAGCATTAAGGAAGTGGAAACGGGAGCCCGTTTGGGAATTACGCATTTCCAGATCGATGACGGATGGCAATTGGGGAAAAGCGCCAACTCTGCTTTCGGCGGATCGTTCAAAAACATATGGGATAATCCTGATTACTGGAAGCCTGATCCGGCTAAATATCCCAATGGACTGACTCCTGTAGTGCAAAAAGGAAAGGATCTGGGTATTGAAGTCTGCCTGTGGTTCAATCCTAGTATTCAGAATAATTATGAGGACTGGGAAAAAGATGCCGCCGCCATGATCTATCTCTATCAGAATTATGGTATACGTACATTTAAGATAGATGGCTTATCTATACCTAATAAGCTTTCCGAAATAAGGGTACGGAAGATTTTCGACCGGGTGCTTGAGGCTACCGGGAACCAGGCGGTTTTTAACCTGGATGCCACGGCAGGAAGGCGCGGAGGATATTTCTATTTCGGGGAATATGGCAACATCTTCCTCGAAAACAGATATACGGACTGGACCAATTATTACCCTTTCTGGACTTTACGTAATCTATGGATGCTTTCCAGATATGTTCCTGCCGAAAGATTACAGATTGAATTCCTCAATAAATGGCGCAACCAGGATAATTACAAAAACGATCGTTTCGCTCCTGCAGGCTATTCTTTTGAGTACCTTTTTGCCACGACAATGGCGGCACAACCGCTTGCATGGATGGAGGGAACGGGATTACCGGATGAGGCTTTTTCAATCGGTCCGTTGGTAAAGGGATACAAAAAGATACAACATGATTTCCATCAGGGAACCATCCTGCCGGTAGGTGATGAACCGTCTGGAAAATCATGGACAGGATTCCAGTCCATAAAAGAAAACGAGGGTTATCTGTTGGTATTCCGCGAACAAAACCCCGAAGCGTCTGCAGAAATATCTGTATACCTCAACGAAGGATCGACTGTAGAATTTACCCCGTTATTGGGAAAAGGGAAAAAGATGAAGCAAAAGGTGGGAAAGTCAGGAAAGGTTTCAGTTACACTCCCAGAACAGAACAGCTTTGCGATGTACCGTTATAAAGTAAAATAA
- a CDS encoding alpha/beta hydrolase fold domain-containing protein, whose protein sequence is MVIRFKYCCILFLSAFISLYTYGQTAKGQKRFTIMGLGDSLTAGGDYFHSYLFPLWERLFIAGYSFDFIGPRSGKCRIGSLNHSGFSGKNAEYLDAHIDSIYHKYPADFVLLHAGHNHFDTEKPVTGIISAYQSIIRKIKSINPDVYILVAEVVTSGKLPKYSYIPGLNLEIERMVKEMNDDHVILVDHATGFDWKQHTINDMVHPNRQGAEKMADQWFEAMKNILAPSGQAFHPRMVTYKTLDTGEELKLHIFMPDHLRKKQKRPVIVFFFGGGWALGTPLQFYRECAYYTSKGMVAVSAEYRISYMHKSSPFESFEDAKDVIEWLRTNASEYHIDPGKIAAAGASAGGHLAAALGTIQDTGRKSKVSYRPDLLLLYYPVVDNGENGYGSQAMKERFKEISPLHNISSNTPPTLFILGTKDQLIPVKTAQEFERRLQSQNVECELHLLKGAGHPIFQYRKELTNDFYTIRRITDNFLSRHGYMKKQK, encoded by the coding sequence ATGGTTATTCGCTTTAAATATTGTTGTATCCTTTTCCTGTCTGCGTTCATATCCCTCTATACCTACGGACAAACGGCTAAAGGACAAAAACGATTCACTATCATGGGTCTGGGAGATTCCTTGACGGCAGGTGGGGATTATTTTCATTCATATCTTTTTCCTTTATGGGAACGCCTTTTCATTGCAGGATACAGTTTTGATTTTATCGGTCCCCGGTCCGGCAAATGTAGGATCGGTTCGTTGAATCACTCTGGATTCAGCGGGAAAAATGCAGAATATCTGGATGCCCATATCGACAGTATTTACCATAAATATCCTGCCGATTTCGTTTTACTCCATGCCGGACACAATCATTTCGACACGGAAAAACCCGTTACGGGAATCATTAGTGCTTATCAGTCCATCATCCGAAAGATCAAATCTATCAATCCGGATGTCTACATTCTGGTTGCAGAGGTTGTGACAAGTGGGAAATTACCTAAATATTCGTATATTCCCGGATTAAACCTGGAAATCGAAAGGATGGTGAAGGAAATGAACGATGATCATGTAATATTGGTAGACCACGCAACGGGTTTTGACTGGAAGCAGCATACGATCAATGATATGGTACATCCTAACCGACAGGGTGCAGAAAAAATGGCCGATCAATGGTTCGAGGCAATGAAAAATATCCTGGCTCCTTCCGGACAGGCTTTTCATCCCCGGATGGTTACCTATAAAACATTAGATACAGGGGAAGAATTGAAACTTCATATCTTCATGCCCGATCACCTGAGGAAAAAACAAAAACGGCCCGTAATCGTCTTCTTTTTCGGAGGCGGATGGGCATTGGGAACTCCTTTGCAGTTTTACAGGGAATGTGCTTACTATACATCAAAAGGTATGGTGGCGGTTTCTGCTGAATACCGTATCTCTTACATGCATAAGTCTTCCCCATTCGAAAGTTTTGAGGATGCAAAAGATGTCATTGAATGGCTTCGGACAAATGCATCAGAATACCATATCGATCCGGGGAAAATCGCAGCTGCAGGCGCTTCTGCAGGCGGGCACCTGGCTGCAGCGCTTGGAACCATACAGGATACCGGCAGGAAGTCAAAGGTAAGTTACAGGCCCGATCTGTTGCTATTGTATTACCCCGTTGTAGACAACGGAGAAAATGGCTATGGATCACAGGCTATGAAAGAAAGGTTTAAGGAAATATCTCCTTTACATAATATTTCTTCAAATACGCCGCCCACCCTTTTCATATTAGGAACAAAAGACCAGCTGATCCCTGTAAAAACTGCACAGGAATTCGAAAGAAGGTTACAGTCCCAAAACGTGGAGTGCGAGCTCCACCTACTGAAAGGAGCGGGACACCCCATCTTTCAGTATAGAAAGGAGCTTACCAATGATTTTTATACCATAAGGCGTATTACCGATAATTTCTTATCCCGGCACGGATATATGAAAAAACAAAAATGA
- a CDS encoding alpha-L-rhamnosidase N-terminal domain-containing protein — MHAQYTAQWIWDKQSNPNTWIAFRKTIEAKDLPSVVPPTIAVDSKYWLWINGDLVIREGGLKRTPNPKDTYADTLNLRPFLRKGENTIAILVWYWGKEGHGHNGSGHGGLFFEAINGKQKIISDGTWKVKQHPAFDILIRGTQPYRPLAEFNVVYDARNEIENWYDTNYDDKAWKHATEFGKTPQKPWGKLVIRSIPQWKDFGLKDYTNKFPATSMGNILTMQLPYNAQVTPYFKIKAKAGMRVDIRTDYYTDGGAYNVRAEYITKEGIQEFECPGWMSGEQVWYCFSPEIEIISLKYRETGYNAAFEGSFNCDDNFYNILWEKARRTLYVNMRDNFMDCPTRERAMWWGDVVIEALQSYYVFSPDVYFLSQKAINELVNWQTEEGVLYSPIPGPHPPLMYGPYRELPLQSLAAISKPSLGYYYLFSGDSETLINAYPAIKKYTGLWQIGEGGLVVHRDGKWDWQDWGRNKDVPLLDNVWYYSAIDMAKKIAIMAGQFQDTISYDRQMKSIYSNFNRIFWTGKEYRSPSYKGETDDRANAMAVVTGLADKDKWENIRLVLNKEKHASPYMEKFVLEALLKIGAGDDALKRIKERYKGMVESKISTLPEGWEFSSFSQSRNHGWSGGVLSLLMQYIAGIEPIKPRFEVFSVAPQSGNLKSVQAVVPTPTGNIRINIENKAIYKLELFVPDQTKAVINLPKEITDGKKIHINSKQKKNLNMLSPGNWVIEVK; from the coding sequence TTGCATGCTCAATATACTGCGCAATGGATATGGGATAAGCAAAGTAATCCCAATACATGGATTGCATTCCGAAAAACAATAGAGGCAAAGGATTTACCTTCTGTTGTCCCACCAACGATTGCTGTCGATTCAAAATATTGGCTTTGGATCAACGGAGATTTGGTAATCCGGGAAGGGGGATTGAAACGAACGCCCAATCCCAAAGATACATATGCCGATACTTTAAATCTTCGTCCTTTTCTCAGAAAAGGGGAAAATACCATTGCCATACTTGTTTGGTACTGGGGAAAGGAAGGACACGGGCATAACGGAAGCGGGCACGGCGGGTTATTTTTCGAAGCCATCAACGGAAAACAAAAAATCATCAGCGACGGAACATGGAAAGTAAAACAACATCCGGCATTTGATATATTGATCAGGGGAACCCAACCATATCGCCCTCTAGCGGAATTTAACGTCGTTTATGACGCCCGTAATGAAATAGAAAATTGGTATGACACAAACTATGACGACAAAGCATGGAAACATGCAACAGAATTCGGAAAAACGCCACAAAAACCATGGGGAAAACTAGTAATAAGATCTATACCGCAATGGAAAGATTTTGGATTAAAAGATTATACGAATAAATTTCCTGCTACTTCCATGGGAAATATTCTGACCATGCAATTACCATATAATGCACAGGTTACCCCATACTTTAAAATCAAAGCCAAGGCGGGAATGCGCGTTGATATACGAACGGATTACTATACCGATGGAGGAGCTTATAATGTCCGTGCAGAATATATTACAAAAGAAGGTATTCAGGAATTTGAATGCCCGGGATGGATGAGCGGTGAACAGGTTTGGTACTGCTTTTCTCCTGAAATAGAAATTATTTCATTGAAATATAGAGAAACCGGCTATAATGCGGCATTTGAAGGAAGCTTTAACTGCGACGACAATTTTTATAATATACTTTGGGAAAAGGCCCGCAGAACCCTATACGTAAATATGCGTGATAATTTTATGGATTGCCCTACACGGGAACGCGCCATGTGGTGGGGTGATGTAGTAATCGAAGCCCTACAATCATACTATGTCTTTTCTCCTGATGTCTATTTTCTTTCCCAAAAAGCGATTAATGAACTGGTCAACTGGCAGACGGAAGAAGGCGTCCTTTATTCTCCCATACCTGGTCCTCATCCTCCACTTATGTATGGTCCGTATCGGGAATTACCCCTGCAGAGCCTGGCAGCAATCAGTAAACCGAGTTTGGGTTACTACTATCTGTTTTCGGGCGATTCTGAAACCCTGATAAATGCATATCCGGCCATTAAAAAATATACCGGTTTATGGCAGATCGGCGAAGGTGGCCTGGTGGTTCATCGTGACGGTAAATGGGACTGGCAGGACTGGGGTCGGAACAAGGATGTACCTCTTCTGGACAATGTCTGGTACTATTCGGCAATTGACATGGCAAAAAAAATCGCAATAATGGCTGGCCAATTTCAGGATACGATTTCATACGACAGGCAGATGAAGAGTATATATAGTAATTTCAACCGTATTTTCTGGACAGGTAAAGAATACCGTTCACCCTCGTATAAAGGTGAAACCGATGATCGTGCCAATGCTATGGCTGTTGTTACGGGACTGGCAGACAAGGATAAATGGGAAAATATCCGGTTGGTCTTAAATAAAGAAAAACATGCCAGCCCTTATATGGAGAAATTTGTCCTGGAGGCATTACTAAAAATAGGAGCGGGTGATGATGCTCTGAAAAGAATCAAAGAACGATATAAAGGCATGGTCGAAAGCAAGATAAGCACCCTGCCCGAAGGTTGGGAGTTTTCTTCTTTTTCCCAATCACGGAACCACGGATGGTCGGGAGGAGTGCTGTCTCTGCTAATGCAATATATAGCCGGCATAGAACCAATCAAACCCAGATTCGAAGTATTCTCCGTCGCTCCACAGTCAGGAAATTTAAAATCAGTTCAGGCTGTTGTCCCCACCCCAACCGGCAATATCCGTATTAATATCGAAAATAAAGCAATTTATAAATTGGAACTGTTTGTTCCGGATCAAACAAAAGCGGTAATAAACCTGCCAAAAGAAATAACAGACGGCAAAAAAATCCACATCAATTCAAAACAAAAAAAGAACCTGAATATGCTGTCCCCGGGAAATTGGGTGATTGAAGTAAAATAA
- a CDS encoding FAD-dependent oxidoreductase, whose product MEANNPQEPGIGRRTFFKTSGFALAGLGLPVNVISGNVPEADNHSPQQLPGKKYQADYVVVGGGVAGVCSAITAARAGLKVLLIQDRPVLGGNASSEIRLWVLGATAHMGNNNRWAREGGIHEEIIVENLYRNREGNPVFFDALLIEKVWAEPNITLLLNTAVHDVEMASPDKIGKVIAFCSQNSTLYEVSAPLFCDTSGDGIVGFLSGADFRVGAESTDVFGEKFIMPDDYGKLLGHSMYFYSKDTGRPVKYVPPAFALKNIPEKIPRFKSIHRTSSGCRLWWLEWGDDLDRVFDSEKIKDELWRVVYGVWDYIKNSGTFKDVDHLTLEWVSTIPGKRESRRFEGDYMLKQQDIIGQEHFEDAIAYGGWAIDLHPATGVYSTYPGCTQYHSKGVYTIPYRCIYSRNISNLFMGGRLTSVSHVAFGSTRVISTGTLCAQAAAFAASLCLKNNASPRDICSKEYIGELQRMLMQSGQYIPGLKLEQPSDLFHSAKISTSGNLELSELPEDGQWWKLTRDTAMIFPFPKGKLSKVKIKVKPEKTTSLEVQFCISGHFGNYTPDVVLARKDFQVSEGTSEIEIDFKISLKEAQYGFIILKKNENLSVAQSDIRLTGVLSLFYRWNQKENEKHGVEEIPMYTPGRRPGGKNIAMKFDPALKVFGTEQLKTGIFRPGSGAANSWIAPLNDKQPFIICEWKQVQSIRSMILWFDTDFDHPMESCLMGHPEDVIPFCVQKYNIVDDKGTVIYEKSDNHHSRNEIKFEKPVQTKSLTVQFHRSHENVPVSLFGLQIFG is encoded by the coding sequence ATGGAGGCAAATAATCCGCAAGAACCGGGCATCGGCCGTCGTACATTTTTCAAAACATCCGGTTTTGCTTTGGCAGGCTTAGGACTCCCTGTGAATGTAATTTCGGGAAATGTTCCGGAAGCAGATAATCATTCACCTCAACAACTACCCGGAAAGAAATACCAGGCCGATTATGTTGTGGTGGGCGGTGGTGTTGCCGGTGTCTGTTCCGCCATCACTGCAGCCCGTGCAGGGCTAAAAGTGCTATTGATCCAGGATCGTCCTGTTCTGGGTGGAAACGCTTCGAGTGAAATTCGTCTCTGGGTGCTTGGTGCAACCGCCCATATGGGAAACAATAATCGCTGGGCCCGTGAAGGCGGCATACATGAAGAAATAATCGTAGAAAACCTGTACCGTAACAGGGAAGGTAATCCGGTATTTTTTGATGCCCTGCTTATCGAAAAAGTCTGGGCCGAACCCAATATCACCCTTCTTCTCAATACTGCAGTTCACGATGTTGAAATGGCAAGTCCGGACAAGATCGGAAAAGTGATTGCTTTCTGCAGCCAGAATTCTACGCTTTATGAAGTCAGTGCTCCTCTTTTCTGTGATACATCCGGGGATGGGATTGTAGGATTTCTTTCCGGAGCCGATTTTCGTGTCGGAGCGGAAAGTACAGATGTATTCGGGGAAAAATTCATTATGCCTGATGATTATGGAAAATTGCTGGGCCATTCCATGTATTTCTACAGTAAGGATACCGGCCGGCCGGTAAAATATGTTCCTCCGGCTTTCGCCCTGAAAAATATTCCGGAGAAAATACCCCGGTTCAAATCCATACACCGTACCTCAAGCGGTTGCCGTCTCTGGTGGCTCGAATGGGGTGACGACCTGGACCGTGTATTCGATTCGGAAAAAATCAAGGACGAGTTGTGGCGTGTTGTATATGGTGTATGGGATTACATCAAAAATTCCGGAACTTTCAAAGATGTGGATCATCTCACTCTTGAATGGGTAAGCACCATTCCCGGCAAACGCGAGAGCCGACGTTTCGAAGGTGATTACATGCTGAAACAACAGGATATCATCGGACAGGAACATTTTGAAGATGCCATTGCATACGGTGGATGGGCCATCGATCTCCATCCTGCAACCGGCGTATACAGTACTTATCCCGGGTGTACACAATACCACAGTAAAGGAGTTTATACCATCCCTTATCGTTGTATCTATAGCCGGAATATTTCTAACCTGTTCATGGGAGGAAGATTAACCAGCGTGTCCCATGTGGCATTCGGGTCTACACGGGTTATTTCGACCGGCACCTTATGTGCACAGGCTGCTGCATTTGCGGCATCATTGTGCCTGAAAAACAATGCCTCTCCACGTGATATCTGCTCTAAAGAATATATAGGAGAACTTCAACGAATGCTGATGCAATCCGGGCAATACATTCCTGGACTGAAACTGGAGCAGCCGTCCGATCTGTTCCACTCGGCAAAAATCAGCACATCCGGCAATCTTGAATTATCAGAATTGCCCGAAGATGGTCAATGGTGGAAACTGACCCGGGATACGGCCATGATATTTCCCTTTCCGAAAGGAAAGTTATCCAAGGTCAAAATCAAGGTCAAACCGGAAAAAACCACTTCGCTGGAAGTTCAATTCTGTATCAGCGGACATTTCGGAAACTATACTCCCGATGTCGTTCTTGCCAGGAAAGATTTTCAGGTATCGGAAGGAACATCTGAAATCGAAATAGATTTTAAGATATCCCTGAAAGAAGCACAGTATGGATTTATCATTCTGAAAAAGAACGAAAACCTTTCGGTAGCACAATCCGATATCAGGTTAACAGGTGTACTGTCTCTTTTTTACAGATGGAATCAGAAAGAAAATGAAAAACATGGGGTGGAAGAAATTCCGATGTATACGCCCGGACGAAGACCCGGAGGAAAAAACATTGCCATGAAATTCGATCCGGCATTAAAAGTATTCGGCACGGAACAATTAAAAACCGGTATTTTCCGTCCCGGATCAGGCGCTGCCAACTCCTGGATAGCACCGTTGAATGATAAACAACCCTTTATAATATGCGAATGGAAACAGGTACAGTCGATCCGTTCCATGATACTGTGGTTCGATACCGATTTTGATCATCCGATGGAATCCTGCCTCATGGGGCATCCTGAAGACGTAATTCCTTTTTGTGTTCAGAAATATAACATAGTAGATGATAAAGGAACGGTCATTTATGAAAAATCAGACAACCATCATTCCCGTAATGAAATAAAATTCGAAAAACCCGTTCAAACGAAATCATTAACCGTTCAATTCCATCGTTCTCACGAAAATGTGCCGGTATCACTGTTCGGATTACAAATTTTTGGATAG